A genomic stretch from Hymenobacter psoromatis includes:
- a CDS encoding glucosidase gives MNAENQRLEEANTGKKDWRHYGSYLSERQWGTVREDYSAGGDAWNYTNFNMARSYAYRWGEEGLAGFCDTRQLLCMGLALWNGQDPFLKEQLFGLSGPQGNHGEDVKELYYFLDATPTHSYQKLLYKYPQAAFPYEELVKENCARNRQQPEYELLDTGIFNESRYYDVFVEFAKADADDLLIRYTVVNRGPEAATLHVLPQLWFRNTWTWGNDDYRPALKALSDKAVQVSHRELGELAWYLDDATELLFCDNHTNVERIDGHPSGEKFYKDGINGYVVEGKAGAVNPAHVGTKAAAHYTITLQPGETRQVRLRLGPAGLAAPFADFEQIFAQRQHEADEFYAELQHDITDADARLVQRQAYAGMLWSKQFYDYDVPRWLAGDPALPPPPPERLNGRNAEWKSLSNYDIISMPDTWEYPWYAAWDLAFHCLPLVQLDPEFAKSQLRLLCHDWYMHPNGQLPAYEWHFSDVNPPVHAWAAFRVFKIDQKARGDGGDVVFLETVFHRLLLNFTWWVNRKDRDGHNIFEGGFLGLDNIGVFDRSAPLPFGGTLEQADGTAWVAMFALNMMRIALELSQTNPVYQDLACKFFEHFLYIAEAMTNVGNTALDLWDEEDEFYYDALNKPDGSGHELLKVRSMVGLIPLFAVEVLDEDVLMGAPVFLARMNWLLANRPGLADLVSHWQEPGKGARRLLSLLRGHRMKRLLFRMLDPNEFLSDHGIRSLSRVYLDNPYVYKADGKAFVVNYQPAESQSDMFGGNSNWRGPVWFPVNFLIVESLQRFYHYYGDDFKVECPTHSNNYVTILDVADELSQRLNRLFLRDEKTGRRACFGPRDIMQNDPNFRDYVLFNEYFNGDTGEGLGASHQTGWTGLVAKLLLPRYTIESHYESRK, from the coding sequence TTGAACGCGGAAAACCAACGCCTCGAAGAAGCAAACACCGGGAAAAAAGACTGGCGGCACTACGGCTCCTACCTCTCGGAGCGGCAGTGGGGCACGGTGCGCGAGGACTACTCGGCCGGCGGCGATGCCTGGAATTATACCAATTTCAACATGGCCCGCTCCTACGCCTACCGCTGGGGCGAGGAGGGCCTGGCCGGCTTCTGCGACACGCGGCAGCTATTGTGCATGGGCCTGGCGCTCTGGAACGGGCAGGACCCGTTTCTGAAAGAGCAGCTTTTTGGCCTGAGTGGGCCGCAAGGCAACCACGGTGAGGACGTGAAGGAATTGTATTATTTCCTGGATGCTACCCCCACGCACTCGTATCAGAAGCTGCTTTACAAGTATCCGCAGGCCGCTTTTCCCTACGAAGAGCTGGTGAAGGAAAACTGCGCCCGCAACCGTCAGCAGCCCGAATACGAGCTGCTGGACACGGGCATTTTCAACGAAAGCCGCTACTACGACGTGTTCGTGGAGTTTGCCAAAGCCGATGCCGATGACTTGCTGATTCGGTACACTGTCGTGAACCGCGGGCCGGAAGCCGCTACCCTGCACGTGCTGCCGCAGCTCTGGTTTCGCAACACCTGGACTTGGGGCAACGACGACTATCGCCCCGCCCTCAAAGCACTGAGCGACAAGGCGGTGCAGGTCAGCCACCGCGAGCTGGGCGAGCTGGCCTGGTACCTGGATGACGCGACCGAGCTGCTGTTTTGCGACAACCACACCAACGTGGAGCGCATTGACGGGCACCCGTCGGGCGAAAAGTTTTATAAGGACGGCATCAACGGCTATGTGGTGGAGGGTAAGGCCGGGGCCGTGAACCCGGCGCACGTCGGCACCAAGGCCGCCGCCCATTATACTATCACTTTGCAGCCCGGCGAAACCCGCCAGGTGCGCCTGCGCCTCGGCCCCGCCGGGCTGGCCGCGCCCTTCGCCGATTTTGAGCAAATTTTCGCACAGCGCCAGCACGAGGCCGATGAGTTTTACGCTGAGCTTCAGCACGATATTACCGATGCCGATGCGCGCCTGGTGCAGCGCCAAGCCTACGCCGGGATGCTGTGGAGCAAACAGTTTTACGACTACGATGTGCCACGCTGGCTGGCCGGCGACCCGGCCCTACCCCCCCCGCCGCCCGAAAGGCTGAACGGCCGCAACGCGGAATGGAAGAGCCTGAGCAACTACGACATTATCTCGATGCCCGATACCTGGGAGTACCCCTGGTACGCGGCCTGGGACCTGGCTTTTCACTGCCTGCCGCTGGTGCAGCTCGACCCGGAATTTGCCAAAAGCCAGCTCCGGCTGCTGTGCCACGACTGGTACATGCACCCCAACGGCCAGCTGCCGGCCTATGAGTGGCACTTCTCGGACGTGAACCCGCCGGTGCACGCCTGGGCTGCGTTCCGGGTGTTTAAGATTGACCAGAAAGCGCGCGGCGATGGCGGCGACGTGGTATTTCTGGAAACCGTGTTTCATCGCCTGCTGCTGAATTTCACGTGGTGGGTGAACCGCAAGGACCGCGACGGGCACAATATTTTTGAGGGCGGTTTTTTGGGATTGGATAATATTGGGGTGTTTGACCGCTCGGCGCCGCTGCCCTTCGGCGGCACGCTGGAGCAGGCCGATGGCACGGCCTGGGTGGCCATGTTTGCACTCAATATGATGCGCATCGCGCTGGAGCTGAGCCAAACCAACCCCGTGTACCAGGACTTGGCCTGCAAGTTTTTTGAGCACTTCCTCTACATCGCCGAGGCCATGACCAACGTGGGCAACACCGCGCTGGACCTGTGGGACGAGGAGGACGAGTTTTATTACGATGCCCTCAACAAGCCCGACGGCAGCGGCCACGAGCTGCTGAAAGTGCGCTCGATGGTGGGGCTGATTCCGCTTTTTGCGGTGGAAGTGCTGGATGAGGATGTGCTGATGGGCGCGCCCGTATTCCTGGCCCGCATGAACTGGCTGCTCGCCAACCGCCCCGGCCTGGCCGACCTGGTGAGCCACTGGCAGGAGCCCGGCAAGGGCGCGCGCCGCCTGCTGAGCCTGCTGCGCGGCCACCGCATGAAGCGCCTGCTGTTCCGGATGCTGGACCCCAACGAGTTCCTGTCCGACCACGGTATCCGCAGCCTGTCGCGGGTGTATCTGGATAATCCTTATGTGTATAAGGCGGACGGTAAAGCGTTCGTGGTGAACTACCAGCCGGCCGAATCGCAGAGCGACATGTTTGGGGGTAATTCCAACTGGCGCGGGCCAGTCTGGTTCCCGGTTAACTTTCTGATTGTGGAGTCGTTGCAGCGGTTTTACCACTATTACGGCGATGATTTCAAGGTGGAGTGCCCTACCCACTCGAACAACTACGTCACCATTCTGGACGTGGCTGACGAGCTATCGCAACGGCTCAACCGGCTCTTCCTGCGCGATGAGAAAACCGGCCGCCGCGCCTGCTTTGGCCCCCGCGACATCATGCAAAACGACCCCAACTTCCGCGACTACGTACTCTTTAACGAGTACTTCAACGGCGACACCGGCGAGGGCCTCGGCGCGAGCCACCAAACCGGCTGGACCGGCCTGGTCGCCAAGCTCCTGCTGCCGCGCTACACGATTGAGTCGCACTACGAAAGCCGAAAGTAG
- a CDS encoding DNA-binding response regulator, translating to MNALLIDDSRLARTELRHLLRAFPDVEVVGEARHADEARQQIQALRPEVLFLDIHMPGESGFDLLASLEGAVPHVIFTTAYDQYALQAFEVNALDYLLKPVSEARLAAALAKLRPAALVPAVPTPAPEAPAPLLTAHDQVFVKDGERCWFVKLADIRLFEISGSATRVYFEQHQPLIARSLQQLEARLDPKVFFRANRQQIINLQWIAGIEPWFSNTLKISLRHGPDVEISRAQSGLFRELMSL from the coding sequence ATGAACGCCTTACTCATTGACGACTCGCGCCTGGCGCGCACCGAGCTGCGGCACCTGCTGCGCGCTTTTCCCGATGTGGAAGTGGTGGGCGAAGCCCGCCACGCCGACGAGGCCCGCCAGCAGATTCAGGCGCTGCGGCCCGAGGTGCTGTTTCTGGATATTCACATGCCCGGCGAGTCGGGTTTCGACCTGCTGGCCTCGCTGGAAGGGGCCGTGCCGCACGTCATTTTCACCACGGCTTATGACCAATATGCGCTCCAAGCCTTCGAGGTGAATGCGCTGGACTACCTGCTCAAGCCCGTGAGCGAAGCCCGGCTGGCGGCCGCGCTGGCTAAGCTTCGGCCGGCCGCGCTGGTGCCGGCGGTCCCTACCCCCGCGCCCGAAGCGCCCGCGCCGCTGCTCACGGCCCACGACCAGGTTTTCGTGAAGGATGGCGAGCGCTGCTGGTTCGTGAAGCTGGCCGATATCCGGCTCTTCGAAATCAGCGGCAGCGCCACGCGGGTGTATTTTGAACAGCACCAGCCGCTGATAGCGCGCAGCTTGCAGCAGCTGGAGGCGCGCCTCGACCCCAAAGTATTTTTCCGGGCCAACCGCCAGCAAATCATCAACCTGCAGTGGATTGCGGGCATTGAGCCGTGGTTTAGCAACACGCTCAAAATCAGCCTGCGCCACGGCCCCGACGTGGAAATTTCGCGCGCGCAGTCGGGGCTGTTTCGGGAGCTGATGAGCCTGTGA